The sequence below is a genomic window from Rhizobium sp. NXC14.
AGAAGGTGTTCCCGTGGTTCGAGCCGAAAGGCTTGATCATCGACACCTTGGTCTGCTCCCGCTTGCTCTGGTCCGACATTGCTGACCACGATCTCAAGCAGGTTCGAAAGGGCTACCCAGGCAAGCTGGTCGGCTCCCACTCCCTGAAAGCCTGGGGCTACCGCCTCGGTGTGCTGAAGGGGGAGTTCGGGGAAACCTCCGACTGGCAGTTCTGGTCCCCTGAAATGCAGACTTACTGCGAGCAGGACGTTGAAGTCACTGCGAAGCTATACGCCCGCATCCAGAAGAAAGACCCCGCCAAGAAGTCCCTGTGGATCGAGCACGAGTTCTGCAAGATCATCGCCATGCAGGAGCGCCATGGCTTCGCCTTCAACGAGGCCGAAGCGATCAAGCTCTATCACCAGCTCGTTCAGCGACGAATGGAGATTGCAAGGGACCTTCAGGTTGCGTTCCCTCCGGTCGAGAAGACCGAGGTGTTCATCCCCAAGGTGAACAATAAGCAGCGTGGCTATGTGAGGGGCGAGCCATTCACGAAGAAGTGGATGGTCGAGTTCAACCCGTCCTCCCGGCAGATGATCGCAGATCGCCTGCAGGCCATGGGCTGGGTGCCCCAGGAGTTCACTCCTTCCGGCCAGCCGAAGATCGACGAAACGATCCTCCAGGCCCTGCCTTATCCGCAGGCCAAGGTATTGGCTGAACACTTCCTCGTCGAAAAGCGCATCGGTCAGTTGGCCGAAGGCGATCAGGCGTGGCTTAAGCTCGTCAGGAAAGGGCGCATTCATGGCTCCGTCAACACCAACGGTGCGGTCACTGGTCGCTGCACTCACAGCGGCCCGAACGTGGCTCAAGTGCCCAAAGTGGGCAGCCCTTATGGTGCTGAGTGCCGAGCGTTGTTCAGCACTACGTCCCGCTGGGTTCTTGTGGGTGCCGACCTATCTGGCCTTGAGCTGCGATGCCTCGCCCACTTCATGGCCCTCTTCGATGATGGCGAGTTCGGCCGCATCCTCATTGAGGCTGACGCCCACTGGACTAACGTCCAAGCGCTCGACCTGACGCAGGAGGCGAGGGACGACCATAAGCCGCTCCACATCCTTTACCGCAATGGCTCGAAGACCTTCATCTACGCCTTCCTCTACGGGGCAGGCGACGAGAAGATCGGGTCGGTCGTCTATGACATCATGGTCGAGGCGCGGAAGAAGGGCCTGCCTTACCGGCACCTTGCAGACAAATACTTCAAGGGAAGCGAGGAGCCCGATAAGGAGCAGCTCAAGGCGGCTGGCAAGAAGCTGAAGAAGTCGTTCCTCCAGCGCACCCCGGCGCTGCGCCGCCTCCGCGAGGTGGTGGAACTGAAGGTGCTCGGCTTCGTCCGCAAGGAGCGGCCCCTCATCGTCAACCCGGTCTATGCCGGCAATTGGCGGCAGGACAGCGCCAAGCAGTGGTGGTTCAAGGATGGCCCTGGTGGCGTCCTCGTCGGCCTCGACGGACGTAAGCTCCACATCAGATCGTCCCATGCGGCCCTCAACACGCTCCTGCAATCTGCGGGCGCGCTGATCTCGAAGGTCGCGATGATCTTCGCTTACCGTGAACTATCCACGCGTGGGTACATATTCGGTAAGGACTACGGCTTCGTCGCCCACATCCACGACGAAATCCAGACCGAATGCCGGCCTGAGATCGCGGACGAAGTGGGCCAGATCGTCGTCCAAGCGATGCGTGACGCGGGGGCGTTCTTCGCCTTCTCGTGCCCCATCGACGGGGAATTCAAGATCGGAAACAACTGGAAGGAAACACACTGAGCCATGCTCGAAATCCTCAAGCAGGCCTTGGAGAACCCCTTCAAGACCAAATCGAACTTCGCCCGTGAGAACGCCGATCTGATTGCCATGGCAGCCAGCGACGGTTTCATCACGACCCGCATGGCTGCCGGCCTGTACTCCCGCAAGTGGATGATCACGCCGGTCGGCCTCTCCCACTATTACGCACTGTCGGGGATGAGCCATGACTGAGCGCACCGCTAAAATCCTATCGGTGATCATCCTCGTGGCAATCGTCGTCGACATCGCGAGGCTGGTCTCCTGATGTTCGACCGCACGTTCGTCGGTGGGCGCACGACCCACCACCATCACATGACCATCAACCAACAGCCGAACGATGCTGCCGATGCGGCCCGCCTCTATGGCGAGCTGCAAGACAAAGCCGGGGATTCCATCAAGGAGATCATTGGGCACCAAGTCGCGGACACCAAGGTCGAGTTCGTAACGCTCGATACCTGCCGCGATGTCCTGCACTTCAAGGACCACGTCCGAATGGTCTTCAAGATCAACGGCAAGACCTTCGAGACGAGGGTCGAGATCGATGAGTTCAACCGCGACGAACCTCGCGAGCGTGTGGCTTATCGCGCAGTTGCCGAGGGCATCACCAACACCCTGATGGATCGGTCGATCCTTCAAATCTATCAAACCTTTGCGAGGAGACGCTGATGTCAACCAAACGCTGGGTCACCTTCGGTCGCACCGAAAGCGGTGACGATCTGGTCCCGATCATCTGGGACGAACGCCCGCCGCACCATGTCGTCAATGACGCATATGCGGAACTCTACCCGGACGAATACCGCTTCGTCGGTCACGTCAACTGGACGGCAGCCGAAGCAGAGGAGGGTGTCATCCTCCATGACTAGAACCCTCCTCATCGACGCGGACGTGGTCGCCTACGTGGCTGCCTCGTCCCTTGAGGTGGCGACTGACTGGGGCGACGGCTACTGGACTTGGCACGTCGACGAGTTCGAGGTGCAGAAGAAGGTCAAGCAGATCATCGACGACACGATGGAAGACCTGAAGGGCGATGCCTGCAAGCTCTGCCTGACCGACAGCCTCGGAAACTTCCGCAAGTCCGTCCTGGCCACCTACAAGGGCAACCGCTCGAACATCAAGAAGCCCTTGGTTCTGATGAAGACCAAGGAGTGGATGATCGAAGAGCTTGGCGCTTACTTCCGCCCAGGCCTCGAAGGTGACGACTGCATGGGCATTCTCGCCACCATGAAGGGCACCGACGAGCGCATCATCGTGTCCATCGATAAGGACATGAAGACGATCCCCGGCAAGTCCTGCCGCAACATCGACGGCAAGACCAAGATCGTCGAATACTCCGAGCAGGAGGCCGACTACTGGCACCTCTACCAGACCCTCATGGGTGACACCACGGACGGCTATTCAGGCTGCCCTGGCATTGGCCCGAAGAAGGCTGAGGCGATCCTCGGCCCGATTGAAGACTTCGATCTGGCAGAGGGCTGGGCGAGCGTGGTTGCCGCCTTCGAGAAAGCCAAGCTCACCGAAACCGATGCACTGACGCAGGCCCGCGTGGCTCGCATCCTCCGTGCGTCCGACTACGACTTCAAGAAGAAGGAGCCTATCCTGTGGCAACCACGGTAGACGGCAAAATCCTCCGCTGTACGGGCTGCGGCTCGACAATGAATGAGGACGAGTTGCGGGAAAAGCGTAAGACAAACCCGAAGCTCATCGCATGTTGTCCCGAACGCAGCAT
It includes:
- a CDS encoding DNA polymerase; translated protein: MDFNWHWPDGSVIDAPAPSTYIFDCETDGLLDTLTRVHSLVMRDPHSGFTISATPNEYGSDDPTIITDWTVEEALHALMNADVIIGHNIIKFDIPALQKVFPWFEPKGLIIDTLVCSRLLWSDIADHDLKQVRKGYPGKLVGSHSLKAWGYRLGVLKGEFGETSDWQFWSPEMQTYCEQDVEVTAKLYARIQKKDPAKKSLWIEHEFCKIIAMQERHGFAFNEAEAIKLYHQLVQRRMEIARDLQVAFPPVEKTEVFIPKVNNKQRGYVRGEPFTKKWMVEFNPSSRQMIADRLQAMGWVPQEFTPSGQPKIDETILQALPYPQAKVLAEHFLVEKRIGQLAEGDQAWLKLVRKGRIHGSVNTNGAVTGRCTHSGPNVAQVPKVGSPYGAECRALFSTTSRWVLVGADLSGLELRCLAHFMALFDDGEFGRILIEADAHWTNVQALDLTQEARDDHKPLHILYRNGSKTFIYAFLYGAGDEKIGSVVYDIMVEARKKGLPYRHLADKYFKGSEEPDKEQLKAAGKKLKKSFLQRTPALRRLREVVELKVLGFVRKERPLIVNPVYAGNWRQDSAKQWWFKDGPGGVLVGLDGRKLHIRSSHAALNTLLQSAGALISKVAMIFAYRELSTRGYIFGKDYGFVAHIHDEIQTECRPEIADEVGQIVVQAMRDAGAFFAFSCPIDGEFKIGNNWKETH